TAAAAGATTTGCCAAACCAGGAGGAATATATCACCTTCCTTGATAAGTTTGAAAAAAATTATATATATGAACTTATGATGCTGGATCATGAGGTGAACGGATTCAACACGTTAAACCACGTTGCTGCTGTTCACTATGTTGCAATGCATATTGCCAGCCAGCTTAAGAAGGTGGGTTCGCATGTTAACCTGGGTCTTGTTTCAGGTGCTGCTGCAGGACATGATATAGGCAAGTACGGTTGTAAAGGATTGGAAAAAAGAAGGGTTGCGTATCTGCATTATTATTATACAGATCAATGGTTTACTAAGTACAATATGCCTAATATAGGCCTTATTGCAACAAACCATTCAACATGGGATCTTGAGCTGGAAAATCTGCCGTTAGAATCTCTTATTTTGATTTATGCCGATTTCAGAGTCAAAAATATGTCTACAAAGAATGGACCTGAAATGCACATTTATGATTTGAGTGAGTCATTCCAAATCATACTTGACAAGCTTGATAATGTGGATGAAAAAAAGGAAAAAAGATATCAAAGAGTTTATTCCAAGCTCAAAGATTTTGAAAATTATATAGTGCATGAAGGAATTAATATAGATTTCAAAACTGACGAACCTATGCCGTCTAAATTTGTTGACTATGCTCTTCTGGACGGGTATGAGGTTGTTGAAAACTTTAAGTACATGGCTATAGAGCACAATACTTCATTGATGAGCAAGCTAAACAATGAAGTTGTGTTCTCAAGTATGATAGAATCAGCAAGAAGCGAACAGAACTGGCAGAACTTAAGGGCATATCTGAATATATTGGAAGAGTACTACATATATCTTTCTCAAAAAGAGAAGCTGTTTACGCTAAGCTTCCTGTACGAAATGCTGGTGCACAGGGAAGGTGATATCAGGCGTCAGGTAGCAGGCCTTATGGGAAAAATAATTGTAACATACGATCCCGAGCATTCAAAAGAGCTGCCTGAGGATGTTAAAATTGAGTTTATTGAAGAGAATACAGGGTTATCAATATGGGATAAATACTTAGGTATATTTCTTGATCCTGGCTACAAGGTAACAGATAACCATAAGGAATGGATTGGATATTCATTGAGAGTTTTTGTCGACAGCGTTATTAACTCAAGCAGGAACAAGGATAAGAAAAGCTATCTTGAGATATTTATTAAAAAAATAAAAGAAATTAATGCAGACGAGGTTGCCAGATTCAATGTTTTAAATTCCTTATTGAGCATTCCGATTGACTTGTATGAGAAAGAGCAGTTGGAATTTGTGATTTCGTATTCACTTGATTCTGTTAATGATACTGCACAAAATATAAGTCTGATGGCGGTTCAGTTTTTTAACATGCTTGTAAACTATAAAAGCAGTGCTAAGGCATCATTAGATAAGCTGCGTGAATTTGCATTGCAAGTAAATGAGAATGACGGTTTGTGTATAAATTATTTAAAGGGCAGAATAGCAAAAAAACTAGATGCGCCTGATTATGTTTCGGATAAATACAATGAACTTATGAGCAGCAGTATATACAAAACCTCCGAACTGTTTCTGAATAACTTAAAAGCTGCTACACCTTGGAATGTAAAAACAATCAGCATTGATTTTATTATGGAAAACATAAAAAGTAAAAACGAAGTTACATTGCTTCAGACTGCAACGCACCTTGCCAATCTGGTAAAGGTAAGCGCTAAGGAATCCGTAAGAAATAAGGCTGGAAATTCTTTGGTTGAAATAGGACCGTTTTTATCAATAGAACAGAGAAATGAAATAGCGGTGGAGCTATTTAAAGGCCTTGAAATAGATGAACTTCAATATGCAAAGTACATTCCGGAATATCTGGGCAGGTTTATGATGCTTCTGCCTCCCAAAGAACTTGATGAATGCATTTTGGATTTGAATATAATTTACAAAGGAACTAATCCCCGTGTCAGTGTGCTGGTAATTAATACATTTGGCATAATATTACAGTATTACCCAGAGTACATAGATAGGTTTAAAGAAGATGAAGAATCGTATAATAAGAGACTTAAAAAAATGCTGGGTATTATTTTAAGCGGCCTTGCAAATTATAACACTCAAATAAAGCAGGAAACATTTTTTGTTATAGGGCAGAATGTGTTTGGGTCTAAGATCCTCAGCTTGAAAGAAAAGCACAAATTATTTTTGATTTTATACAAAAAACTTTTGACATTGATAAATGAAAAAGAGCTGGAAGATTTATTTTTCTTTAATAACTCATCATCATTTAATCATATATACAGGTTTATAAGTGATTATGAATTTTATTATAAAAATTTTGATATACATGTGAATGGGAACATTGCATTTTTCCCCGGTACCTTTGATCCTTTTTCATTGAGCCACAAAGGAATCGTAACAGCAATACGAAATCTTGGATATGAGGTATATTTATCGGTTGATGAATTCTCATGGTCTAAGAAAGTGCAGCCTAGGATGATAAGAAGACAGATAATTAACATGTCCATCGCCGACGAATTGGGAGTATTTTTGTTTCCAGACGATGTGCCTGTGAATCTGTCAAGTTCCAATGACTTAAAAGCCCTTAAAGGACTGTTCCCGAAAAAGGAAATATATATTGTTGTGGGTAGTGATGTCCTCCTAAATGCTACAGCATACAAGTCAAGACCTACAAAGCATTCAATACACAGTTTTAATCATATTGTGTTTAAACGCACTCAGGATGAAGTGCCTTCATCTGCCAAGAAGACTGAAGATGCTAAAAGCAGAATCAAAGGAACTATAGTTGATCTTCAGCTTCCAATGTATCTGGAAGATATAAGCTCAACTCAGATAAGAGATAACATAGATAATAACAGAGATATATCTAACTTAATAGATTCTCTGGCGCAGAGCTTTATTTATGACAGAAATCTCTATACAAGAGAGCCTTTAAATAAGGGTATCTTAAAATCTAAGCCGTTTACAATCGAGATAATAGATGAT
Above is a window of Sedimentibacter sp. MB35-C1 DNA encoding:
- a CDS encoding cytidyltransferase, whose amino-acid sequence is MSRFMLNELHKEILQSLTKKDFLKKINVSEEKIQSSIINKKFVNNLLILINKNQLLCRDVLDLSFDILNNVCNESPKDWLSYIFQYTLHKSFPDATTIKLFTKYENGALIYLEMLKTILRHGHNSGMFDKFTDFKFLSEDDIKDLPNQEEYITFLDKFEKNYIYELMMLDHEVNGFNTLNHVAAVHYVAMHIASQLKKVGSHVNLGLVSGAAAGHDIGKYGCKGLEKRRVAYLHYYYTDQWFTKYNMPNIGLIATNHSTWDLELENLPLESLILIYADFRVKNMSTKNGPEMHIYDLSESFQIILDKLDNVDEKKEKRYQRVYSKLKDFENYIVHEGINIDFKTDEPMPSKFVDYALLDGYEVVENFKYMAIEHNTSLMSKLNNEVVFSSMIESARSEQNWQNLRAYLNILEEYYIYLSQKEKLFTLSFLYEMLVHREGDIRRQVAGLMGKIIVTYDPEHSKELPEDVKIEFIEENTGLSIWDKYLGIFLDPGYKVTDNHKEWIGYSLRVFVDSVINSSRNKDKKSYLEIFIKKIKEINADEVARFNVLNSLLSIPIDLYEKEQLEFVISYSLDSVNDTAQNISLMAVQFFNMLVNYKSSAKASLDKLREFALQVNENDGLCINYLKGRIAKKLDAPDYVSDKYNELMSSSIYKTSELFLNNLKAATPWNVKTISIDFIMENIKSKNEVTLLQTATHLANLVKVSAKESVRNKAGNSLVEIGPFLSIEQRNEIAVELFKGLEIDELQYAKYIPEYLGRFMMLLPPKELDECILDLNIIYKGTNPRVSVLVINTFGIILQYYPEYIDRFKEDEESYNKRLKKMLGIILSGLANYNTQIKQETFFVIGQNVFGSKILSLKEKHKLFLILYKKLLTLINEKELEDLFFFNNSSSFNHIYRFISDYEFYYKNFDIHVNGNIAFFPGTFDPFSLSHKGIVTAIRNLGYEVYLSVDEFSWSKKVQPRMIRRQIINMSIADELGVFLFPDDVPVNLSSSNDLKALKGLFPKKEIYIVVGSDVLLNATAYKSRPTKHSIHSFNHIVFKRTQDEVPSSAKKTEDAKSRIKGTIVDLQLPMYLEDISSTQIRDNIDNNRDISNLIDSLAQSFIYDRNLYTREPLNKGILKSKPFTIEIIDDLSQKIVDEIGHYIFMHTSLYENIGEQLISKKIKLLVIRDSKNSNKLLGFSAFHKIASSEVYGEFQSQYIANYVRENTAGRIIIIDGIFMNPSKIYNNMEQIILTETLAYCLKNDFTYALYYNNMSNTNSDTIIDTLKHQGFKKIHDEGMNKSVYAVDMKFPICLTLNMKSFLKESLSTNEKVHDAIEAARKRLQKSLTELYPGSLVLSIDNDMINQTLINKICSINNVNNEMQIPRAIGENMCVPFGNILKGMVVPNTVTKSLHTEKVYSTDAMTFKITEYPFYSPIEIQVKTIKSFEKPVILVDDLLHKGYRIKELDPILKRYNVDVKKIIVGIMSGRGKDLMEIQGRDYDCAYFIPNLRIWFNENLMYPFLGGDGMWMNNENMQNLIPSINLILPYYSPMYISKATNESIYNLSMVCLENARSILLALEAEYQEMYEKKLTVKRLGEVLISPRLPYLGENIYYDLNKEASGFMGGSIEKLIKLERIIK